In Euphorbia lathyris chromosome 2, ddEupLath1.1, whole genome shotgun sequence, the sequence ataGTACATAAAATTAACTTGAAATTATGAATACCTCAATTCCAATACAAACATTATGAAAACTTATAATAATTTCATATTAGCAACTTAAATAAAACCAAATAGATGGTTATCTATTTCGTCTTTGTCCGGTAGGGGTCTTTAAGCGATAGGGCACGCATAAAAAAGAAAGGGAAATCGTTTCCATCAATCTCCTGGCCGAAGTCAGTCTTGTGTTCAACTCCGCGGGTTAGCTGGTTTACAGGCAGGGATTGCTTTCTGCCGTCTGTCTTTCccttctttctcttctcttaGCAAAGTAGGTTCAAGTAAAACTTTTGGCTTGCTACAAGCTAGGCTCAGGGACTGCAGTCAGCCGCTTCCCCTGTAGTCGTCAGCTCGTTCTTGATAttatcatgttttttttatgaaaaaaacaaaaaagtgttATCAATTATCATATAGATTTAGCTTATTGAAAGATCGTTAAGTTTTTTTAAAGGAAAAGACTATAAAATTGATTCTAGGTGGAGTGTGGTTCTCGCTGTCGTGCCAAAAAAAGTTTCAAACACTGTCTACTATTATTCTATCATGATCTATGATATTAAAGATACAGACTCAATCTGATTTACTTTTgaattgtaatttttaattatttatatggagatatattttataaatgaaaCCACTatctttcatttaaaaaaaaaaaaacttgccAAACTATATTTTTTGAAACCATATAAAAGtgatctatttttattttttttttggcagcATGAGAAAAAAGGTTTAATTAACTAGGTTTTAGCAGCTCAGTTAAGTATAACTAAACTCCAAAAAAGTTGACCTGTCGAGGTTGGGTCAGATCtagtttttttgttttgtaatgACAGGTCATATCCacatttttaattatagttttcagagcaattaattcattaattattaACCCACCAGTTAATGCTAATCAGTCAACACTAATCTTTAATTAAGCAAATGTGGCCCAATCAATTTCCCAAGCCCTTATTCAATGATGATTTATTAACAAAAATGCTTTTCCTTTTTGCCATatgctttttatttttcttttcataataataatactataTTGGAAGATACTTTATTTTTCTTGGTAATGTGTTTGTGAGTAGTCCTATTTATAATAAGTTGGACCATCCAACTTTCATTCAAAGGTAATGTTATGTATCAATACAAATAAAGAGTGCACCATTTTTATTAAAAGTTTCCCATTATTTTCATGTGACAATTTCTAAAATTTCattatgagataaaaaaaaaatagtgacGGATTCGGAACAAAACTTTTTGAGGGTCAATTGatgaaaattatattaaaaattatagttTTTTAACACTAAATACCAGTAAAGACTATATCGGTCACCGATTAAATATACTGTAATTATCAACAAAGAGATGAAGATTTTACATTTTGTAATTATAAGCGGGCCCTCCATTCCCCACATAATTCCGCCTGTGacgaaaaacattttttattgtgGAAGAGcatttttaaaagatttttgAGTAACTCTTGGTCATTTAAGAcattaaaatacatattatcTTTAACAATACTTATTATactccttatttatttatttttattgaaattattatgtattgttatatttaccaacaGTGAGATAAAAGagattttttaataataaattattaataaaaaataaataaaataagaagCGAGTAGAAGATGAGAAAATCTactcaataataataaagaaaaaaaatactcttagtgatttgaagaAGAACTAAAAAACTTTTGGAGTTGGATTTTGCCACAAACTCTTCGGAATTTAGCTTTTAAGGACCtaacaaattatttttttaaaaatgctctaagaacttcaaaataattggaaaatagttaaaaaaaaagtagaggATATTTGTTTTCACTCCAAATAGTAAAAATATTAGATTTGcttaagtttataaaacagtagcatttagtttgttttttttttcaaaaaggtagctgttaaattttttaatgaaaacttGTTTGtactttatatttttatttaaacaaATACGTTTTTTTTCTTTAAGGTTATTTCGATCTTTTTAATACCATTAATGGAAAAGCAAAATTTTACTTAGTTAAATAggttactattttttttagttatttaAGTTAATTACTATCAGTAATAATTCATCATAATTttcttaaatattaattattaactaACCTAGAACCAAAGGAAAGATACCCTtagtaaatttcaaaaagaatagttaataaaaatgtaaaaaaagggTGTAGTTTTAtttaaattgaaattaaatagaACATCACTTAAAGTTGTAATTGAATTTCATAGACAGACAGGTTGAAGGTCTGTCAATAGGTAGTAGTGTGTTAGGTGAAGGTGTTGGACAACAAGATTGAGGCAAAATCTATGAATTCTTCTGACTTTTTAGACAGAAGAACAGACCAAGATTCTTGTTGACAGGTATACCACATGATCTTCACCAAGTCCATCAATTTACAAAATCACAAGTATCCTCATTTCACATGCCAAACTATTTTCAATACTTAATGTTTCTACTTCCATCAATTTACTTTACAATAAcaaattttctttcttcttttcagaaaaaaaaaaaaaaaccataccTATAATATTAATGACAGCACATAATCATGTGCTAACCCACCATATGACAAAGATTTTATAATTAAAGAGTACATTTTGATAATCAATGAATGCTCAAAAATTGTTATTTCTATGGAAACAACACTCTTGCCTACTTCTTTCTCTCccttttataattaaataaattaaaaagagtcAAGAGAGCTCGGTAATTACACGTTCACATTTGTCTTCCAAAATCTTCACAGCTTCTGTAAATAACACTTCAGGTTGCAACGCTCCAGTTGATTCGATAGTAACTAGTAAAACAGAAAAGATAACAGTAAGTATAGCCAATGAAGTTTATGTTATGGTTATATTCTTAAGTTCAGTTCTTATGAGCTTGATTTGATCTTTAATGAAGGTTTATAGATCAAATTACTTACATATGAAATGATCTTTAACACGACGAAGTGCTACCCGTTTCTCCCATGCTTCTCCCCCTCTGATGCATTCCCTACAAAGTGTGCAGGCTCGTTGTCGAGCAACAGTTGCCCTCTTCTTACCTGCAGAACAACCAGCTTAATCATTGTTGATGACAATGATCCGAAAAAAGAGAGTAAACTCGGAAAGTGATAACTCGACAagttaataatttaaatataatgAAACATCAAAAGCTGTCCAAACAAAACTTGTACTATCAATGTAGAAGAGCCAAGTAATTTTCAAGTCAGATGTCAAAAAAGCACCATAATATACACATTGATGGAAGGTTTCTTCAATTCAATCTGTGTATATTCTGAGGCAACACAACTCACTGGCCTGGTCTTAGCGTGCCCACTTATTTTAGGAAGGCATCACTATCTTTCCCTAGAACACCCTGATAGGAATTGTGCTGAGCCTGGTGCATTCTCTTCTCTCTGATTCCAATCTTAGGTGTACAATCAGAATGGCAAGAGTATGCGTGGGAAAGGAGTCGTGAACAGAAAGGATATGGTTGTTGATCTGGCAAATAAGACAAGTTGGGAGGTTTCGCCATAGTACAATGTCGATAGCAGGGCAAGGTGTGTGTGTGTTTTAAGGAGGGTTTTAGAGAAAGGGGGAATTATGTGATATGTTATGTTTTATCTTTTCTGCTAGGGGCTTCATATTGAGTGAGGGGAGGGGGTGAAGAGCAGTTTAGGTGTGACTCATTTAATTTCATTTTGCTGTTTGTAATACCCTACCCAGAAATCTCATAGAGATACTGCATAAATAAAGACATTTGATCCTATTTCACTTTCAATATCTGTGTTTTGTTGTCTTTTCATAACACACCGAAACACAGACTCTGACAAGCAAAACTCTCGTTTTGCATCATCTATAAAGTAGCACATTTAAGAGACAGTTTTTGCAACTATACAAGGCAGTGTGGTGCAAACTCCTTTGCTTTTAATCTAatgaattttatttgatttctAACGAAAATCTAGAAGAGCAGATGCAATTGGGAAATGCATCATCTACCACCTCTTTGATAAGATATTTTGCTCCTCTTTGATCACAAGAACATGATCAAATATAAGGTGAAGATAGTAAAATCACTTTACCCTTGCCAATGTCTTCTATATCAAATACATTAACAGGGCATTTCTTCTTAAGTTCTTCCGCAATCTCATTTTCGACATCTTCCAATAACAGAACCTACAAGGAATAATGgaacaaagaaagaaaattcTTATTGATTTAAAAGACGTTTAAGGGGAAAAAATAAAGGGAGTGTTTATTTGTTTCTAGATTGGGATTGTTGGTACTACTCACCTCAGGAAGCATTCTATACCAAGCAGTAGCAACAGGGGACCATTTCGCATGTGTTTTTCCCATGCCTTTAACAGCATGAGCTTCAAGTTCAATTTCCTACAGAACAACAATGACAATCAATAGATAGAGAGCCCAATGTTGGGGAATATAATTGGTGAAAATGAATCAAGCAGTAATCaagaacaaagaaaataaataaacaatgaAGATAAAGCAATCACAAAGACACGAGGACTTTACATGGTTCAGTCAATATGACCTACATCCACCGCCGCACTAGTTTTCTTATTTGAATGTCACAACCACTTAGAGTTTACAATTACAAGAGAGTATTTTGTAGAGGAAGAGAAGCAGGCCAAAATAAACACATGGACCTAGGCCTTATTATAAAAAATTCCTTCTAATTCTAGGGTGCTGCTCGTGCAAGACCCTGCGAGGGAAGGCTCCCCACTACCATGCTGCTGACAGAGAAGCAAGGTCCTCCCCGAGACACTACACCCTCGGACTCCCACCAGCTCCAGCGATGACTAACAAGTGCCATGATGAGAAGCAATACCTAACATGTAATTTCAGAATATTATCTGAAGACCAGGGCATTTCCACAAGTCCTTTCTTTGCTGGACATATTGATCCACAGCTCGTATCTCTAGGTCCACCAGAAGAGTCAGGTTTTTTAATGTGATTATCCTCTATGGTCCATTTTTAACGTTCAATAACAGACTATGGCTGTGGCATGATTTTCCCTCAATAAATATTTTCCTAGacaattttaacttttaaaatttcTTTGGTGCATATGCAGAATCACAGTAAAATATTCTGTGCAAACCAATTAGAATGATCTCTAAGCACTCCCTGCAATAGGCAATGCATGAAAAAGACCTATATTCAAATAGGTTGCAGACAAAGTAGTAGTTAATCATCACTATCTGTCTGTCATTtaataaagggataaggtaccaaaataggcctatagtTTTTGggtaagtatcaatttaggctccacgtacaaaatagcatcaacatgggcttaacgtttaaaaaatgtaccaatttaggcctcgataacgtaACATGGCACGTCATTCATACTATTCTGTAATATGAATGATGTGTCACGTTCCGTTATGGAGGCCTAAATTTGTActctttttttaaacgttaagcccaTATCAATGCTATTTTGTAGGTGGAGcataaattgatacttctccaaaaaccataggcctattttggtaccttattccTTTAATAAAATACACTGGAAGAGACGAACAATAATAACCAAAGCCACAAAAAGGAGCAAAAAGCCTTACATGTCCAGGGCCAAGTTTAGCAAGTATGATCTTATCTTCTCTGGGCTTGATTCTAGGCTGGTGTTCTTGTTTGCAAGTAAACGAAGTATAGGTACTTGGTTTTGTATCAACTCTTTCAGTCTCCTTAACAAATGTACTTCCAATTTCTGACCACTCTAATTCTTCAGAATATACTGCAGCCAAAACGGTTTGCCCATTAAAATAGAACACCAAGAAACTTATAatgaattttatgtaaaatCAATTGCAACTAACCTGTACGACGAGGTTCACGTTGCTTGCACTTTACATGGAGTTTCAAAACAATTGTATTCTTTTCGTTTGCGGTATCATTTGCTATCaccaagaagaaaaagggagagAAAAGGGATTAATTAGCCCATTGTGTTAAATTCATGCCACGGTGAAGTATGTGCTATTACATTTACCTAGCTTTTAATAGAAGATGGGAAAAGAAGTCTTTAATTGCTTCAAAAAAGAAGTAAATCTCAAAATGTGTTTATGTGTTGATCTAtagttgttaaaaaaaaaaaaagcaccgATTGGTAAAATGAGTCGAACCTGAAAGATATTCAAATTGCCTAGGGTCAGCATTGATTGGAATGAGACCCAGCCTGTGAGCAAGGACTTCATCTTGGACAAGAGATGTATTGTTTGCAATGAAAACTTTTTCAATAGCCATTGTTGGAACCTACATGAGAACAAATGAGGAAAAAGGAAAAGCCCATCATTTCCATAATAGGACAAGCTACATCTAGGGGAGATTGCAGGAAAATCGAAAATATCACAAAAAAAACTTAATGCATACATCCAAATGGTAGCCCAGATTGATAACCAATTGAAGACTTTTTCCTTTCTCCAACAGCAAATTAAAATAGATTTATAAGAAGAAACTAGCAAGCCAAAAATCTTGTAATGTAATTCATTACTGATATAATAAACTACTTGTAAAATGTTCCAAGTAAGATAATGTGAAAATATGGTTTAGATGTGAAttagccccttaaacttgttagTCATGCATGCTCAATTCAATTTAGTTCAAAATCAGTTGTGGCTAAAATCGTACGATACTCGGGTTTAAGACTTAGttcaatttcaaataaaataagaGGATTTTTAATTTCCTAATTtaggttaaaattaactcaagcattaataatatatactaattgaAAGTTTCATAGTACCAGTAACTAGCTTTTCTTAATATATTTGCTCTTTTGAAGACATTGTAAATTGATTATAAATGTTGAATTGCATGCTAATTTGAGCCATAAAGTTTATTTTGCACTTCactaagttaaacatcatttataAGTTCAAAGCTAATTTGGTCTCCAAACCAGCCAATATATTGCATGAGATATTCTACTTTGTCAAAGCACATGAGCCAAATGATAATTGATAGCTCAAAATATAGGACAATGCTCCCACAATATTTTGGAATGGTATCTAAACATCTCGGGGCTTATGCTTGAGAATTAAAATGGCAGGTTAATGTAATATTCAAAGAAACTCATTATTCAAGGTATGTGCTATAGAATAACATTAAACATAAATTgaaccatagttgttaaaggcgcaaggCGCACGCCTGAGGAACACGAGGcacaggaaaaaaaaaaaaatatatatatatatacacacacacacacacactctCTATTACTAGTTAAAGCATATCAATATCACTACTACTCTACTACTAGTTAAAGCGTAAACCAAAAAAAACAGGTACTCTACATTAACTTGTAGTCTTGGTACATTAGTTTAGATGAATAGAAAAAAAGGTTTGCATTAGTTCAGCCTGAATTTTGGCATGAACAGGTTGTCTACATTAACTTGTAGTCTTGGTacaaaagtttaaaatataaataaattaaggtATTAATAGAATTACATGGTTGTAGAGATGAGCAGACCATAACGCAGATATAGTCTTTCTATGTTTAAGTCTCTTGATATTCTTATTGAGATCAAGGGTATAGATTAAGTCTATTTAAAATAgattaatggttgagattaaCTAACCATTTGTTTTACATAAAACAgtaaaagaattaaaaaataaaaaaacctagtGAAAATAGTATATGTTACTGAAGCGCGCCTTGACTATGGCCCCGAGCACAAGGCGAAAGCCTTTTAAATTGCGCCTCGCCTTGTGCAATCAAGAATCACTACCTTGAGCCTTGTCTGAGGCGCGCCTTAAACAACTATGAATTGAACCAATATTCAGTGAGTGGTGCATATATGTACAACTacaacaaaatcaattttagttctcCGCCATATGAGAATGAATAGATAATTTCTGAACATATAACAATATATTAATTCCAGGGGATAACAAGCACACCTCAGAAATGAGAATCCGTCGAAATGCATTGGCAACTGCTGCATCAATACCAATCATGTCAAACTCCATATCATCCTTAGTGAGTCGAACCACTTCCACTCTAAAGTTGTCATGGAAATAGTCTAAATGCAAACTATTGTCAACTCCAATTGAGGCATAGGCACCTGAGTATGTTATATTATCCGTCTGCAGATAccaaaattctaaatcatgaAAAGTTTAAAAGCCATAAAAAAATAGACCAATGCCTCAGTCTAGTTAACAATAAGATTGAAAGATAACAAGAAAAAATCCAGGTTCCAAAGCTTCTGCATTTACTTCTCAAATTGAAACATGAAGAAATCCAAACTacgaaaaaatttatattttgatcaTTCAAGTGATAATATCAGACAGGGACTAATTttcatggaaaaaaaaaaactagctGAAGAACCACATGAAACTAATTTTCAGTAGGCATAAAAGATATATCAGACAGGGACTCAAATATTATTCAAGaaaaaatctgaaaaaaaataaatttgatatCTAGCCTCCTTCAGGATGAGCAAAAATATCTCCAGAACTCATAAATAATTAAGCTTTTATGGAGTAAACCCACAAAGGAACCTCTAGCAtgagaaatagaaaaaaagaaggaTAGTGGGAGGTACATGAATAGGAGCATCCGCTTTGCAAACAACTCGAGTATTTTGAAGCTGGAGGTGCGGTGGCAGCTGACCCATGGGGACATCCGGCAAATCCCAAATGGAAAATTTCTTATTATCCTCTTTGTTACTCATTGTCTCTTCTGAAATTGCGTGATCGATTAACTTATTAGTACTCTGTCTGCGTCCAGAAAGCAGTGCTTATTATTAGGGTTCAACTGTTctgagaagaagaggaagaagtgaGTAGGGTTTAACGGAACAGAATTTTGCAGAATTGGGTTTAAGAGGAAGCATAAATTTTGTGACGGCGCCCTATGGAATTATGTTGctctaataataataagggtaattaatttattaatccctatattttgacaaaacacactatttagtacctgtatttttaaaaacacactaTAAGTCTCTcacatttttctcggtgaacagtttagtccctaacgtttttctcagtgaactgtttagtctctgccgttagactctcataaagattttgttagtcaatttggatttgcgttcttcttttcctttattttcctttcatttaaactctaatgtatctgaaatcaacttttagtgttcttcttcttgattttcttcttaatcgttcaaattcgtaagcattgggtctgttctttttcttgttctcctacaaatagcttcttcttctaaattggatttcctattctgaagtttgaaagtaaatagtaaaaggtaatttagtcattttcgaagtcataaacggtaaaaaaatctaacaaatagaCGAAATGACTAAAAAGTTCACTGataaaaatgttagggaccttaccatgtgtttttaaaaatacagagactaaacaatgtgttttgtcaaaatataaggactaataaattaattaccctaataatgataataaatttctcaaaataataataatgttaaataatttattagtcctcaaTTTATGAATAttatcaaaaatataatttatactAATAAATAAAGGTCAAATCAGTAATTTAAATGGATAGAAAATCTAAATTGCTAAATTGAATAAAAGTTAAGGACCATGAAAATTAAACAAGTGTATTAGGTAACAATGTAGGGACTAATGAATTATTTAtccaaatttaaaatataaataatcatTGAATTACGTATAAAGGCTAAGGTATAAAAATAACTTTAACATTGGTAGGGACGGATTTAGGGGGGCAATTGCCTTCTCGTGCCGGCATGTCTTCTAGTTCTGCCACTATTAAAAGATAATTTTTCCTTTCTGAGTGTTATATTAGCTCCCgaacttatttaaagtgatttattGATTATCTGAATTTATTTAAGGTGACATATTGACTCCCTAAACTTGATTGTAccatgaacttgcttaaaatgataaaaaaaaaattgactaaATATTCTCATGTTCTGCCATATAGATTTAGAGGGTTTATCTTATCTTGAAGTAAGTTTAGAAACCTAACAAAATAATTTATAAGTTCGGTGAGGTAAACAGTTTTTTTTGGACCGAGTTCAAGGGTCGCCTGATATGTTAAGCCtgttataaataatattttaattattttatttattcaataatcTCTCCTAAATTATGAGTTTTTCCCTTTGAATAGAATAagtctttcatttttatttttcctccGCTTTAATTATTCTATCCCAAAATTGTATTCACTAtccttgaatttttttttttttaaaaaactaaataaaattttaaacattatctccaaaatttataaaaacttcattctaaaaaaactcTCACCTTCTCCTCTATTCTCATTATTCGTGTTTTTTTCTTATCAGTATTATCCGTCCTCTCAAAAATTTCTTGAGACACCGCTAAATGTTAGTAGCCAACtgtaattttaccccctaacgtcACAAATAACATAATTATACTCTAATGTTTGCAAGTTGAGCCAATCTAATCCCTAATGTTTtgaaattggatcaatttttaATCATTACTAACGAAACACTCTACACAATCACAAATCTCATTATTTGTAACCGTATTAACAACACTATAAAATATCATTGATGTTTTGAAAGTCTACCTTGACAAATAACAAatcattttatttaaattttctattaCATAGAAGTAAAGATTAATCTTACTTGGATCCATTACAGAGTGAAGTAATACAATTTTCTACATTAAAAGTAAATCCACActccccaaaaaaaaaaaaccaattaaCAGCAAATTTGAAACTTCtttcaaacaatttttttttgtttgttttttaatatttgaaGTTCTATAGAAAAATaagtaaaatgataaattactaaCAAATACATTTTAAAAACAAGGAATtcaaattttgaattaaattaaattaataaatagtgGAATTCATTAAACATTTTTATTGTTCGTGAAATAAACCTTGAACTATATAATAATGGTGTCGAATGAATTAAAAGATTGAAAACATAAGTTTATGATTTAAACAACAAACTGACCAAAAATTGAtgtattaaatttaatattaaattacaGAAGAAATAAAAACTGTGAGAAACAAAATTTCTAGACTGAGAGAGGAGCCCATGAAGGGTATCTACCCTTCAATCACACTggataaaagaaattaaacagAAGCAACTAACTACGCAAAAAACCAAACCAATAAACAAAACGAACCAAACAAGAATTTCAGTTCCGTTATCGGTTTGGTAATCGGGTTTTGGAGTTTATGCTCAGCCCTACTTGTATTCACTCTTCCCATATTCTGCTTTGTCATTCAGTCTTCCTTCCGTCCCTCAAGgctcttctcttctcctcccTGCAGCAGTTTAAATATGATTCATTGTCAGCCTTTACAAGACCAACTTCAATCATATAGCATAACACATAAAAGTGCAGGGAGTGGGATGCAATTTTTCTGGTAAACTTGGAGATGGAGATTACCTGAGTTTTGAGATTTCCTCTTTCGAAGGGAATTTTCTCTTCACCCTCTTAGTTGATTCAAAAATATCTTTAGTTTGGCCCTGTTTTTTTGGAGCAACATTTTTCTTCAGAGTCTCTGCAGTTTTCATTTCATTATCGCTGTCATTTTCGGAAGCTTGCTCCACCGACTCTAAAGGTTCCGATGGTGTAGCATTGGGTATTGAATTGCTTATTTTCTTCAACTGCagaatgaaaatatatatatacaaggtcAGAAGAGTCAAACCACAACTCAAATTTCAAACACATTTGCTTGAGCAAACCAATAGGCCATAAGCGAAACTTGCAACTGAAAATCCTATGGCCTGTTTATTGCTTCAACTGCAAACATACTTTCCATTTCAAGATCAGAGACTCAATGATCACAAAGTGCACCATCCAGATTCCAAAGTCGGATTTGCACTAGACATGCAATAAACTCCTCATTTTGGCCACTTGAAACCAAAACCACTACATAAATTTTTTGCCTTTGTATGCAGGCTTTAGGCTTCTACGCACAGATGTTACTACAGTTAAATCTTATTCAAAAGCATGTGTCCGTTATTGTCACATTTAAGAAAGGTGTTCAACAAGTACTTCAGCCAATTACAAGATTAAGTCTGCTTGGGAGCTTGGTAAACCATGCAGGACTTCAACATATATACCAGCAAGGCTACCAAATATAGGCAAATTTAGGTTTGGAACAGTGACATGCAGTAGACTCATCATTCTACCAATTTCAAGTTTGACATGGTTATGTAAGAGAGTGTAGATATAAGTTCAACTTTGTTCTGATAATCCAGTTGGTCAAAAAAAGCATATATGTGGAACATCTCCAAGCATGTGTTTGTTAAGTGTCACAGCTTGAGCTGTGTGAAGGTTTTCCCTAAACAAGGAACATTAGCCGCCTATTTATCGTTTTGATAAAGATTAAGTGAGTTTTATTAATATAAAGTATAGATACTCGAGACATGTTATGGCCATGCAGAGTTTGAAAGACCATTGGCATTTCAACATCCAGAAATACCCAAGAATTAGTTTAATTTAGCCATTCATGGGGTAGATTTATCAAAATGGTCAACACCAATTGAAAACCGATATTTACCTTTGCTACAAAAAATCCATCCATGTTGTGAACATGTGGGTAGAAACGTCTTGTCTTTTCCAAAGATGGGTGAAAACGATGTTCCCTAAAGCGGGAAAACCTGGTACAGAAAAGAATTGCTATTATTTTGCACTCAAATCTGACAGGATCATTTGCAACAACATAAATGGGTGAAGACCTACCCTGGACGCCCAAAGTCAAGACCGCATGGCACAAGTTTGACATCCCTCTTTTTAAGAGCATAGTCTATGACTGCTTCGTTCTGAAAGATGAAAATTCAAATATCTAAGGAAAGAGATAATTAAGGGTAAGTGGAAATCCAGGTGGGTGTCCTTATAAACAAACCTCAGCAACCATCATGGAACATGTAGAGTAAACAATATATCCCCCAGATTTTGAATTTGCATCTACCATGTCAATTGCAGCAAGAATCAATTGCTACACAAAGGATTAAGTCTTTGAGAAAGGGCCCAAATTAagaacaaagaaaaagaaaagtaatGATAAACCAATATCTTTTTAATAGGAAAGAATAAATAATGGAGAAATCAATAACCATATTTGCTAAGACTTGCATAGAACATTATATTGCCAATTTTTGCAGACAAATCAGAACAACttccaaaaaataaataaatcaaaagaaaagaGTAAAGCCAGCTAATTTGCAAAATCCCA encodes:
- the LOC136219290 gene encoding uncharacterized protein, whose translation is MSNKEDNKKFSIWDLPDVPMGQLPPHLQLQNTRVVCKADAPIHTDNITYSGAYASIGVDNSLHLDYFHDNFRVEVVRLTKDDMEFDMIGIDAAVANAFRRILISEVPTMAIEKVFIANNTSLVQDEVLAHRLGLIPINADPRQFEYLSANDTANEKNTIVLKLHVKCKQREPRRTVYSEELEWSEIGSTFVKETERVDTKPSTYTSFTCKQEHQPRIKPREDKIILAKLGPGHEIELEAHAVKGMGKTHAKWSPVATAWYRMLPEVLLLEDVENEIAEELKKKCPVNVFDIEDIGKGKKRATVARQRACTLCRECIRGGEAWEKRVALRRVKDHFIFTIESTGALQPEVLFTEAVKILEDKCERVITELS